One stretch of Nocardioides perillae DNA includes these proteins:
- the hemL gene encoding glutamate-1-semialdehyde 2,1-aminomutase — protein sequence MTSSGRNTFASAALLARARQVTPGGVNSPVRAFNAVGGTPRFITSAEGAWLTDADGHDYVDLICSWGPMLLGHAHPEVEAAVLDAVRRGSSYGAPTVPEVELAEAVVERTSVDAVRFVSSGTEATMSAIRLARGFTGRDVVVKFAGCYHGHVDSLLASAGSGLATFAVPGTPGVPASSTELTLVLPYNDRAAVEAVFAEHGDRIACLVTEAAAGNMGVVPPEPGFNAFLAETCRAHGALFVSDEVMTGFRASRQGYWGLDGAVEGWRPDLTTFGKVMGGGFPAAAFGGRADVMAHLAPEGPVYQAGTLSGNPVATTAGLTTLRLATPDVYDRIGATAEVLKAAASQALTAAGVPHTVQSAGTMFSVFFTEGPVRDFAAASAQDLGAYAAFFHAMLDAGVYLPPSAYEAWFLSDAHDERAVQTVLDALPGAARAAARAADGGTTEETA from the coding sequence GTGACCTCCTCCGGCCGCAACACCTTCGCCTCCGCCGCCCTCCTCGCGCGGGCGCGGCAGGTGACCCCGGGTGGGGTGAACTCGCCGGTGCGGGCCTTCAACGCGGTCGGCGGCACGCCCCGCTTCATCACCTCCGCCGAGGGCGCCTGGCTCACCGACGCCGACGGCCACGACTACGTCGACCTCATCTGCTCCTGGGGGCCGATGCTGCTGGGCCACGCCCACCCCGAGGTCGAGGCGGCCGTGCTCGACGCGGTGCGCCGCGGCTCGTCGTACGGCGCACCCACCGTCCCCGAGGTCGAGCTCGCCGAGGCGGTGGTCGAGCGCACCAGCGTCGACGCCGTGCGCTTCGTGTCCTCGGGCACCGAGGCGACGATGTCGGCGATCCGGCTCGCGCGCGGCTTCACCGGCCGCGACGTGGTGGTGAAGTTCGCCGGGTGCTACCACGGCCACGTCGACTCGCTGCTGGCCTCGGCCGGGTCGGGGCTCGCCACGTTCGCGGTCCCCGGCACGCCCGGGGTGCCCGCGAGCTCCACCGAGCTGACGCTGGTGCTGCCCTACAACGACCGCGCTGCCGTCGAGGCCGTCTTCGCCGAGCACGGCGACCGCATCGCCTGCCTGGTCACCGAGGCCGCGGCCGGCAACATGGGCGTCGTCCCGCCCGAGCCCGGCTTCAACGCCTTCCTCGCCGAGACCTGCCGCGCCCACGGCGCGCTCTTCGTCAGCGACGAGGTGATGACCGGCTTCCGGGCGAGCCGACAGGGCTACTGGGGGCTCGACGGCGCCGTCGAGGGCTGGCGCCCCGACCTCACCACCTTCGGCAAGGTGATGGGCGGCGGCTTCCCCGCGGCGGCGTTCGGTGGCCGCGCCGACGTCATGGCGCACCTCGCGCCCGAGGGCCCCGTCTACCAGGCCGGGACGCTGTCGGGGAACCCCGTCGCGACCACGGCCGGCCTCACCACGCTGCGCCTGGCCACCCCGGACGTCTACGACCGCATCGGCGCGACCGCCGAGGTGCTGAAGGCAGCGGCGTCGCAGGCGCTGACCGCCGCCGGCGTGCCGCACACGGTGCAGTCGGCCGGCACGATGTTCTCCGTCTTCTTCACCGAGGGCCCGGTGCGCGACTTCGCCGCGGCCTCCGCGCAGGACCTCGGCGCCTACGCCGCCTTCTTCCACGCCATGCTCGACGCGGGCGTCTACCTCCCGCCCTCGGCGTACGAGGCGTGGTTCCTCTCCGACGCCCACGACGAGCGCGCCGTGCAGACCGTGCTCGACGCCCTCCCCGGTGCAGCCCGCGCCGCCGCCCGCGCCGCCGACGGCGGCACGACCGAGGAGACCGCCTGA
- a CDS encoding lytic transglycosylase domain-containing protein has product MPRGRRSRRPALRTPAAAVLAAACLTAAATGELPAPASAAADDGSRTLASGSDLLAPDLFVPPVSAVAPTGDGALTAPLAASATQPAAARPAALPGASTGDVPAVALAAYQRATTVLAASDAACGLDWQLLAAVGRVESDHGRTGGGRLDDDGVARPPVVGVRLDGSDGTARIADTEGGALDGDRRFDRAVGPMQFLPSTWAAVGVDADGDGTREPQDVDDAALGAAVYLCSGDEDLGTEAGRRSAVLRYNRSEAYAALVLGVRDDYLAAGPGALPALGTPLPSLPTLPAQGPAGPASPTVPDGPAAEADRDRGRDRDRDRSDGTGSGPAGPGKPDRAGEPDRPGKPDRPGEPGPPPDQPGEPTEPTDPAGPPVLPPCEPTESTEPTEPTEPTEPTEPTEPADPAAPAAPDDPAAPGEPAEQESPSDPVTCLPPCDPAAPAEPADPADPAPDGSGGTDGADTTAGTGTDDDGDGTPDDPDAPTCAPPAGPDPTTPDETTPDEATPDQSTPAAPAAPAGR; this is encoded by the coding sequence ATGCCACGGGGACGCAGGTCACGGCGCCCGGCGCTGCGCACGCCGGCAGCAGCCGTGCTCGCCGCCGCCTGCCTCACCGCGGCGGCGACCGGTGAGCTCCCGGCTCCCGCCTCCGCCGCGGCGGACGACGGCTCCCGCACGCTGGCCTCGGGGTCCGACCTGCTCGCACCCGACCTCTTCGTGCCTCCGGTGAGCGCCGTGGCACCCACCGGTGACGGCGCGCTCACCGCCCCGCTCGCCGCCTCCGCCACCCAGCCGGCGGCCGCCCGGCCCGCCGCGCTCCCCGGGGCGTCGACGGGTGACGTGCCGGCGGTGGCGCTCGCCGCCTACCAGCGCGCCACCACCGTGCTCGCGGCCTCCGACGCCGCCTGCGGGCTCGACTGGCAGCTGCTCGCCGCGGTCGGACGGGTGGAGTCCGACCACGGCCGCACCGGGGGCGGCCGCCTCGACGACGACGGCGTGGCCAGGCCGCCCGTGGTGGGTGTCCGCCTCGACGGCAGCGACGGCACCGCCCGCATCGCCGACACCGAGGGCGGCGCCCTCGACGGGGACCGCCGCTTCGACCGGGCCGTCGGCCCGATGCAGTTCCTGCCCTCGACCTGGGCCGCCGTGGGCGTCGACGCCGACGGCGACGGCACCCGCGAGCCGCAGGACGTCGACGACGCCGCCCTGGGGGCCGCCGTCTACCTCTGCTCCGGCGACGAAGACCTCGGCACGGAGGCCGGCCGCCGCAGCGCGGTCCTGCGCTACAACCGCAGCGAGGCCTACGCCGCGCTCGTCCTCGGCGTGCGCGACGACTACCTCGCCGCCGGGCCGGGCGCCCTGCCCGCGCTCGGCACCCCGCTGCCGTCGCTGCCCACCCTGCCGGCGCAGGGCCCCGCCGGCCCCGCCTCGCCGACCGTGCCCGACGGCCCCGCGGCCGAGGCGGACCGCGACCGGGGCCGTGACCGCGACCGCGACCGCTCCGACGGCACCGGCTCCGGGCCCGCCGGCCCGGGGAAGCCGGACCGAGCCGGGGAGCCGGACCGACCCGGGAAGCCGGACCGGCCGGGCGAGCCCGGGCCGCCCCCCGACCAGCCCGGCGAGCCGACGGAGCCCACGGACCCCGCCGGGCCGCCGGTGCTCCCGCCCTGCGAGCCCACCGAGTCCACCGAACCGACAGAGCCCACCGAGCCCACCGAACCGACAGAGCCCACGGAGCCCGCCGACCCGGCCGCGCCCGCGGCGCCGGACGACCCCGCGGCCCCCGGCGAGCCGGCGGAGCAGGAGTCCCCGTCGGACCCGGTCACCTGCCTGCCGCCCTGCGACCCGGCTGCGCCCGCCGAGCCGGCCGACCCCGCGGACCCCGCCCCCGACGGCTCCGGAGGCACCGACGGCGCCGACACCACCGCGGGCACGGGCACCGACGACGACGGCGACGGCACCCCGGACGACCCCGACGCCCCCACCTGCGCGCCTCCCGCCGGGCCTGACCCGACGACGCCGGACGAGACCACCCCGGACGAGGCCACGCCGGACCAGTCCACGCCGGCAGCGCCCGCAGCGCCGGCCGGGCGTTGA
- a CDS encoding cytochrome c biogenesis protein CcdA has product MIDAFREVTASGSLALALPVALLAGLVSFFSPCVIPLLPGYLSYATGLSGADLASGEAARHRGRMALGSVLFVLGFAVPFVLLGSLFGTAGLLLREWTDQINFVLGFFVIALGLAFAGFLPFAQRTVKIAAVPKVGLGAAPVLGFVFGVGWSPCVGPTLGVIFALSYGEATAGRGALLSAVYALGLGLPFIAAGLAYRRALGAFGWVRRHQRAVMRAGGLMLVVVGLLLVTGWWGWAVTWVQGNLVGGFEVAV; this is encoded by the coding sequence GTGATCGACGCCTTCCGCGAGGTCACGGCCTCCGGCTCGCTGGCGCTGGCCCTGCCGGTCGCGCTGCTCGCCGGGCTGGTGTCCTTCTTCTCCCCGTGCGTCATCCCGCTGCTGCCGGGCTACCTCTCCTACGCCACCGGGCTGTCGGGTGCCGACCTCGCCTCCGGTGAGGCGGCGCGCCACCGCGGCCGCATGGCGCTGGGGTCGGTGCTCTTCGTGCTCGGCTTCGCGGTCCCCTTCGTGCTGCTCGGCTCGCTCTTCGGCACCGCCGGTCTGCTGCTGCGGGAGTGGACCGACCAGATCAACTTCGTGCTGGGCTTCTTCGTCATCGCCCTCGGCCTGGCCTTCGCGGGGTTCCTGCCCTTCGCCCAGCGCACCGTCAAGATCGCCGCCGTGCCGAAGGTCGGCCTGGGTGCGGCCCCCGTGCTCGGCTTCGTCTTCGGCGTCGGCTGGAGCCCGTGCGTCGGCCCCACGCTCGGCGTGATCTTCGCGCTGTCCTACGGCGAGGCCACCGCCGGTCGCGGGGCGCTGCTCTCGGCCGTCTACGCCCTCGGGCTCGGCCTGCCGTTCATCGCCGCGGGCCTGGCCTACCGCCGCGCGCTCGGCGCCTTCGGCTGGGTGCGACGCCACCAGCGCGCGGTCATGCGCGCGGGCGGGCTGATGCTCGTGGTCGTCGGCCTGCTGCTGGTCACGGGCTGGTGGGGCTGGGCCGTGACCTGGGTCCAGGGCAACCTGGTCGGCGGCTTCGAGGTGGCGGTGTGA
- the ccsB gene encoding c-type cytochrome biogenesis protein CcsB — protein MTNLQWEQLSDAAIAAAGGVYFLALLAHLVEWASLRSVPVAAAERRTTSGALAGSAGGVATLEGPSGGSAGSDGSLERAGAADVEERSHRGALAGRIGVALTILAAAVHFVSLLGRGLGADPRRVPWGNMYEFTISGTFVVTLIYLLAYRRYSLRWMAPLVVGFVLTTLMVGVIWLWEPVAPLSEALDSPWLVIHVVSAIIATGAFTIGGICSLLYLVKERNPGTTTGYLARVPSPAVLDRVGYRMHAFGFPVWTFAVLITGPIWAHQAWASYWNWDPKEVWAFITWVIYAGYLHARATAGWKGRNAAYLALLGLATLWFNFIGINFFSSTSQHSYAAPAQVQVVEVAAAPAGA, from the coding sequence GTGACCAACCTGCAGTGGGAGCAGCTGAGCGACGCGGCGATCGCCGCCGCCGGCGGCGTCTACTTCCTGGCGCTGCTGGCGCACCTGGTCGAGTGGGCGTCGCTGCGCTCGGTGCCCGTGGCGGCCGCCGAGCGGCGTACGACGTCGGGGGCGCTCGCCGGGTCGGCCGGCGGCGTGGCGACGCTCGAGGGCCCGTCGGGCGGGTCGGCCGGGTCCGACGGGTCCCTCGAGAGGGCGGGTGCCGCCGACGTCGAGGAGCGGTCGCACCGCGGCGCGCTCGCCGGGCGCATCGGCGTGGCGCTGACGATCCTGGCGGCCGCGGTCCACTTCGTGTCCCTGCTGGGCCGCGGCCTCGGCGCCGACCCGCGGCGCGTGCCGTGGGGCAACATGTACGAGTTCACGATCTCGGGCACCTTCGTCGTCACGCTGATCTACCTGCTCGCCTACCGCCGCTACTCCCTGCGCTGGATGGCGCCGCTCGTGGTCGGCTTCGTCCTCACGACCCTGATGGTCGGCGTGATCTGGCTGTGGGAGCCCGTCGCCCCGCTGTCGGAGGCCCTCGACTCGCCGTGGTTGGTCATCCACGTGGTCTCGGCGATCATCGCGACCGGCGCCTTCACCATCGGCGGCATCTGCTCGCTGCTCTACCTCGTCAAGGAGCGCAACCCGGGCACCACCACGGGCTACCTCGCCCGCGTGCCTTCGCCGGCGGTGCTCGACCGCGTCGGCTACCGCATGCACGCTTTCGGCTTCCCGGTGTGGACCTTCGCCGTGCTCATCACCGGGCCGATCTGGGCCCACCAGGCCTGGGCGTCCTACTGGAACTGGGACCCCAAGGAGGTGTGGGCGTTCATCACGTGGGTGATCTACGCCGGCTACCTCCACGCTCGCGCCACCGCCGGCTGGAAGGGCCGTAACGCCGCCTACCTCGCGCTGCTGGGCCTCGCGACGTTGTGGTTCAACTTCATCGGCATCAACTTCTTCTCCTCCACCAGCCAGCACTCCTACGCCGCGCCTGCACAGGTGCAGGTCGTCGAGGTCGCCGCCGCGCCCGCCGGGGCGTAG
- the resB gene encoding cytochrome c biogenesis protein ResB, producing the protein MTTTGPAGPQGRVDEYAAASPHEATEGPGSGRGDDRRPGDLGARELLRWVWRQLTSMRTALVLLLLLALAAVPGSVVPQEDVDATAVSQWRADHPDLAPVYDRLGLFSVYDSPWFAAIYLLLMVSLVGCILPRTRVYWRGLRAAPPRAPQHLTRLPDHTTYTTQEDPEVVLQRAREVLRRRRFRLRPGDGEGDGDGDAVSAERGYLREAGNLLFHVSVLVVLVGFAVGSLFGYKGGAIVLVGGGFTNNPVFYDDFVPGSLFDPDVMEPFTFTVDDFDVTWLEEGPQAGTARDFVSHLTYQVAGGEEREYDLQVNQPLGIGGTEVFLIGHGYAPDLTVRDGRGEVVYDGPTIFLPEDLSFRSFGVVKAPSAQPQQIGLEGLFFPTYVQVDGDPVNVFGDARNPTISMLAYVGDLGLGEGGGQSVYSLQKDDLTRLDAPDGSMFRVDLQVGQTIELPQGAGSVTFNGVERWNRVQISRSPGKFVALAGVVLALVGLLGSLFVRPRRVWVRARRGADGTLVEVAGLDRSGGGEVATELDEVAAALRGERADGARGEEKA; encoded by the coding sequence GTGACCACCACCGGACCCGCCGGCCCGCAGGGCCGCGTGGACGAGTACGCCGCCGCGTCGCCGCACGAGGCGACCGAGGGGCCCGGCTCGGGACGCGGCGACGACCGCCGGCCCGGCGACCTCGGCGCCCGCGAGCTGCTGCGCTGGGTCTGGCGCCAGCTGACCTCGATGCGCACCGCGCTGGTGCTGCTGCTCCTGCTGGCGCTGGCCGCCGTGCCCGGCTCGGTGGTGCCCCAGGAGGACGTCGACGCCACCGCGGTCAGCCAGTGGCGTGCCGACCACCCCGACCTGGCGCCGGTCTACGACCGGCTCGGGCTGTTCTCGGTCTACGACTCGCCGTGGTTCGCCGCGATTTACCTGCTGCTGATGGTCTCGCTGGTCGGCTGCATTCTGCCGCGCACCCGGGTCTACTGGCGCGGCCTGCGCGCTGCCCCGCCCCGCGCCCCGCAGCACCTGACCCGGCTGCCGGACCACACGACGTACACCACGCAGGAGGACCCCGAGGTCGTCCTGCAGCGGGCGCGCGAGGTCCTGCGGCGCCGCCGCTTCCGGCTGCGGCCCGGCGACGGGGAGGGGGACGGTGACGGGGACGCGGTGTCGGCGGAGCGCGGCTACCTGCGTGAGGCCGGCAACCTGCTCTTCCACGTCTCCGTGCTGGTCGTGCTGGTGGGCTTCGCCGTGGGCAGCCTCTTCGGCTACAAGGGCGGCGCGATCGTGCTCGTGGGCGGCGGGTTCACCAACAACCCCGTCTTCTACGACGACTTCGTGCCGGGCAGCCTCTTCGACCCCGACGTGATGGAGCCGTTCACGTTCACCGTCGACGACTTCGACGTGACCTGGCTCGAGGAGGGCCCGCAGGCCGGCACCGCCCGCGACTTCGTCTCCCACCTGACCTACCAGGTCGCGGGCGGGGAGGAGCGGGAGTACGACCTGCAGGTCAACCAGCCGCTCGGCATCGGCGGCACCGAGGTGTTCCTCATCGGCCACGGCTACGCCCCCGACCTCACGGTGCGCGACGGGCGGGGCGAGGTGGTCTACGACGGGCCGACCATCTTCTTGCCCGAGGACCTGTCCTTCCGCTCCTTCGGCGTGGTCAAGGCGCCGTCGGCACAGCCGCAGCAGATCGGGCTCGAGGGCTTGTTCTTCCCGACCTACGTGCAGGTCGACGGTGACCCGGTCAACGTCTTCGGCGACGCCCGCAACCCGACGATCTCGATGCTGGCCTACGTCGGCGACCTCGGGCTCGGCGAGGGCGGCGGGCAGTCGGTCTACTCGCTGCAGAAGGACGACCTCACCCGCCTCGACGCCCCCGACGGGTCGATGTTCCGCGTCGACCTGCAGGTCGGGCAGACCATCGAGCTGCCCCAGGGCGCGGGGTCGGTGACCTTCAACGGCGTCGAGCGCTGGAACCGCGTGCAGATCAGCCGCTCGCCCGGCAAGTTCGTCGCCCTCGCCGGCGTGGTGCTGGCGCTGGTCGGCCTGCTCGGCTCGCTCTTCGTGCGGCCGCGGCGGGTCTGGGTCCGGGCCCGTCGGGGTGCGGACGGCACACTGGTGGAGGTGGCCGGTCTCGACCGGTCGGGCGGTGGCGAGGTGGCCACCGAGCTCGACGAGGTCGCGGCCGCGCTGCGCGGAGAGCGTGCCGACGGCGCGCGAGGTGAGGAGAAGGCGTGA
- a CDS encoding lytic murein transglycosylase has product MAAHTAPQRFGRVQKATALVPLALLSAAWTASIAGAGALSTAAVSSPTTQATLPDGTSVPVQAIEDAASVSSPGVLAPAVAGRAGAADVVRTASPNGIPAAALAAYQRAETVINAADEACGLDWELLAAIGRVESDHGRYGGNVLDDDGVARPGIRGIALDGSNGTAAIADTDAGQYDDDGVWDRAVGPMQFIPSTWSVVGVDADGDGTRNPQDVDDAALASAVYLCSGDDDLATDAGRRDAVFRYNNSDAYVDLVLSVMEAYQQGDFSAVPNGTTSAAYFVPDTTAPSAPAKARGGAKGPGKGQTASAGQPPATAEPQPEPAPEQPAPEQPAPAPTPAPTKPLQETVKDVVKDPTKVVRDPGGTVEDVLTPLEAQTQCLASGISKLDVVGLAACVEELLNP; this is encoded by the coding sequence ATGGCAGCCCACACGGCACCGCAGCGTTTCGGACGAGTCCAGAAGGCCACCGCCCTGGTGCCGCTGGCCCTGCTCTCCGCCGCCTGGACGGCGAGCATCGCCGGCGCGGGTGCCCTCAGCACCGCCGCGGTCTCCTCGCCCACGACCCAGGCCACGCTGCCCGACGGCACCAGCGTCCCGGTGCAGGCCATCGAGGACGCCGCCAGCGTCTCCTCCCCCGGCGTGCTCGCCCCCGCGGTCGCCGGCCGTGCCGGCGCGGCCGACGTGGTGCGCACCGCCTCCCCCAACGGCATCCCCGCCGCCGCGCTCGCGGCCTACCAGCGCGCCGAGACCGTCATCAACGCCGCCGACGAGGCCTGCGGGCTCGACTGGGAGCTGCTCGCCGCCATCGGCCGGGTCGAGTCCGACCACGGCCGCTACGGCGGCAACGTGCTCGACGACGACGGCGTGGCCCGCCCGGGCATCCGCGGCATCGCGCTCGACGGCAGCAACGGCACGGCAGCCATCGCCGACACCGACGCCGGGCAGTACGACGACGACGGCGTCTGGGACCGCGCGGTCGGCCCCATGCAGTTCATCCCCTCGACCTGGTCGGTCGTCGGCGTCGACGCCGACGGCGACGGCACGCGCAACCCGCAGGACGTCGACGACGCGGCGCTCGCCTCCGCGGTCTACCTCTGCTCCGGCGACGACGACCTCGCCACCGACGCGGGCCGCCGCGACGCCGTCTTCCGCTACAACAACAGCGACGCCTACGTCGACCTCGTGCTGTCGGTGATGGAGGCCTACCAGCAGGGCGACTTCAGCGCCGTGCCCAACGGCACCACGTCTGCCGCCTACTTCGTGCCCGACACCACCGCTCCCTCCGCCCCGGCGAAGGCCCGCGGCGGCGCGAAGGGCCCCGGGAAGGGCCAGACCGCGAGCGCCGGACAGCCCCCGGCCACCGCGGAGCCACAGCCGGAGCCCGCGCCCGAGCAGCCCGCGCCCGAGCAGCCGGCCCCGGCACCGACGCCGGCGCCGACCAAGCCGCTGCAGGAGACGGTGAAGGACGTCGTGAAGGACCCGACCAAGGTCGTCCGCGACCCGGGCGGCACCGTCGAGGACGTCCTCACCCCGCTCGAGGCCCAGACCCAGTGCCTGGCCAGCGGCATCTCGAAGCTCGACGTGGTCGGCCTCGCCGCGTGCGTCGAGGAGCTGCTCAACCCCTGA
- the hemB gene encoding porphobilinogen synthase, producing the protein MVVDYPQVPVEVRAPVVRPRRLRSTPALRSMVAETGLEARRLVLPLFVREGLSEPVEIASMPGVVQHSRASLLAAAAEAAELGLGGVMLFGVPEHKDAAGSGALDPDGVLNLAITDVVGEVGDALTVMSDLCLDEFTDHGHCGLLTADGRVDNDRTLAAYGEMARAHAAAGVDMVGPSGMMDGQVAVVREALDTAEFTDVSILAYSAKYASAFFGPFREAVASSLEGDRRTYQQDPANAVEGVREALLDVEQGADLVMVKPAMGYLDVVRRVRDAVSVPVAAYNVSGEYAMVEAAARQGWIEREPAILETLLSIRRAGADVVLTYWAAEAARLLQRG; encoded by the coding sequence ATGGTTGTCGACTACCCCCAGGTCCCGGTCGAGGTCCGGGCGCCGGTCGTGCGGCCCCGGCGGCTGCGCAGCACCCCGGCGCTGCGCAGCATGGTGGCGGAGACGGGCCTCGAGGCGCGCCGGCTGGTGCTGCCGCTCTTCGTGCGCGAGGGACTCTCCGAGCCGGTCGAGATCGCCTCGATGCCGGGGGTCGTGCAGCACTCGCGGGCCAGCCTGCTCGCCGCGGCCGCGGAGGCCGCCGAGCTCGGCCTCGGCGGCGTGATGCTCTTCGGCGTGCCGGAGCACAAGGACGCCGCCGGGTCCGGGGCCCTCGACCCCGACGGCGTCCTCAACCTCGCCATCACCGACGTGGTCGGGGAGGTCGGCGACGCGCTGACGGTCATGAGCGACCTGTGCCTCGACGAGTTCACCGACCACGGCCACTGCGGGCTGCTGACCGCCGACGGTCGCGTCGACAACGACCGCACGCTGGCGGCGTACGGCGAGATGGCGCGCGCGCACGCCGCCGCCGGCGTCGACATGGTCGGCCCGAGCGGGATGATGGACGGGCAGGTCGCGGTCGTGCGCGAGGCGCTCGACACCGCGGAGTTCACCGACGTGTCCATCCTCGCCTACTCCGCGAAGTACGCCTCCGCCTTCTTCGGGCCCTTCCGCGAGGCGGTGGCCTCCTCCCTCGAGGGCGACCGCCGCACCTACCAGCAGGACCCGGCCAACGCCGTCGAGGGCGTGCGCGAGGCCCTCCTGGACGTCGAGCAGGGTGCCGACCTGGTGATGGTGAAGCCGGCGATGGGCTACCTCGACGTCGTGCGCCGCGTCCGCGACGCGGTGTCGGTGCCGGTCGCCGCCTACAACGTCTCCGGCGAGTACGCCATGGTCGAGGCGGCTGCCCGCCAGGGGTGGATCGAGCGCGAGCCCGCCATCCTCGAGACGCTGCTGTCGATCCGGCGCGCGGGCGCCGACGTCGTGCTCACCTACTGGGCGGCCGAGGCCGCCCGGCTGCTGCAGCGGGGCTGA
- a CDS encoding histidine phosphatase family protein gives MAVQTTVHLLRHGEVHNPTGVLYGRMPGFVLSDLGRRMAQRVADTIGDRDITHVRISPLDRTRETAQPLLDARGLEPVVDERVVESWSKFEGEHFGAGRNALKHPANWRHLWNPFRPSWGEPYAEIAARMVAAVADARDAARGHEAVVVSHQLPIWTTRLHVERRRFLHDPRQRQCTLCSLTSLHYEDDRLVRLTYSEPAGDLIPVGDRSAPFSAGGAPEEERP, from the coding sequence ATGGCTGTCCAGACGACCGTCCACCTGCTGCGCCACGGCGAGGTGCACAACCCCACCGGCGTGCTCTACGGCCGGATGCCCGGCTTCGTGCTCTCCGACCTGGGCCGCCGCATGGCCCAGCGGGTCGCCGACACCATCGGCGACCGCGACATCACCCACGTGCGGATCTCACCGCTCGACCGCACCCGCGAGACCGCCCAGCCGCTGCTCGACGCGCGCGGCCTGGAGCCGGTCGTCGACGAGCGAGTGGTCGAGTCGTGGAGCAAGTTCGAGGGCGAGCACTTCGGCGCCGGTCGCAACGCGCTCAAGCACCCCGCCAACTGGCGCCACCTGTGGAACCCCTTCCGGCCGTCGTGGGGCGAGCCCTACGCCGAGATCGCCGCGCGCATGGTCGCCGCGGTCGCCGACGCCCGCGACGCCGCCCGGGGCCACGAGGCGGTCGTCGTCTCCCACCAGCTGCCGATCTGGACGACCCGCCTGCACGTCGAGCGCCGGCGCTTCCTCCACGACCCGCGGCAGCGGCAGTGCACCCTGTGCTCCCTGACCTCGCTGCACTACGAGGACGACCGCCTCGTGCGGCTGACCTACTCCGAGCCCGCCGGCGACCTGATCCCGGTCGGTGACCGCTCCGCCCCGTTCTCGGCCGGCGGCGCCCCCGAGGAGGAGCGACCCTGA
- a CDS encoding redoxin family protein codes for MRRALSAPATAPASARLRRTAAALLAATALTLTGCTSVEGSGEKGYVSADGQVVEIAPADRGAPVELAGDTVSGGPASLEDLRGRPAVVPLWGFWCGPCHAEAPILADVAREYADRVGFLGLALRNESRLVDAQRFEEQYDLPYESVFSEEGSELLAFDPPPRAMPSIVVLDGEGRVASVILGELPSEGTLTAVVDKVLEDEAGSGGSGPTDGEGGSA; via the coding sequence GTGAGACGTGCCCTGTCCGCGCCGGCCACAGCACCGGCCTCAGCCCGCCTCCGACGCACCGCCGCAGCCCTGCTCGCGGCGACCGCGCTGACCCTCACCGGCTGCACCTCCGTGGAGGGCAGCGGTGAGAAGGGCTACGTCAGCGCCGACGGGCAGGTCGTCGAGATCGCGCCGGCGGACCGCGGTGCCCCCGTCGAGCTGGCGGGCGACACGGTCAGCGGCGGGCCGGCCTCCCTCGAGGACCTGCGCGGGCGACCGGCCGTCGTGCCGCTGTGGGGCTTCTGGTGCGGCCCCTGCCACGCCGAGGCGCCGATCCTGGCCGACGTCGCCCGCGAGTACGCCGACCGCGTCGGCTTCCTCGGCCTGGCGCTGCGCAACGAGAGCCGCCTCGTCGACGCCCAGCGCTTCGAGGAGCAGTACGACCTGCCCTACGAGTCGGTCTTCTCCGAGGAGGGCAGCGAGCTGCTCGCCTTCGACCCGCCGCCGCGGGCGATGCCGAGCATCGTCGTCCTCGACGGCGAGGGCCGGGTCGCGTCGGTGATCCTCGGCGAGCTGCCGAGCGAGGGCACGCTCACCGCGGTCGTCGACAAGGTGCTCGAGGACGAGGCGGGCTCCGGGGGGTCCGGGCCGACCGACGGCGAGGGCGGGTCGGCGTGA